Genomic DNA from Leptospira venezuelensis:
AACTAATATTATTCCAAGATATTTGAATGCTTTGGACAGAGATGTAGTAGAGCACCAATATAGAATGCATCATAAAGATCAAAAATGGCGTTGGTTTGTTTCAAGGGAACTTGTCTACAAAAGGGATCCAGAAGGAATTCCAACTCAAATTTTTGGAATTTCCAACGACATTACCAAGAGTAAAGAAGCAGAAGAAACTATTCTGGATCTAAATGCTAATCTGGAAAGAAAGATCGATCAGAGGACGGAAGAATTAAAAAGAACAAATGAAAATCTAAAAGAATCTTTGGAATATCAAAAGAAGATATCCAAAGAATTGAATGAAACGCAAAGCCAGCTCCTTCTTTCCGAAAAATTAGCCGCGTTAGGTCAGCTTGCTGCGGGAATGACTCATGAATTAAATACTCCTTTAGGAGCGATCGTTTCTTCTAATAGAGCAATTTTAGATATTTTATACGAAGAAATTAAGGAAATACCAGACCTTCTTCTTTCTTTAAATAAGACAGAAGTAGAACATTTCAAATTTCTGTTAGATGAAAGTTTAAAGGAAATTTCTCAAGCAGAGATTTTGCCGAACCGTTCCTTGCGAAGGGAGCTTGTTCGTGTCTTCAAAGAGGCCTCAGTTACCGATCCTGAGAATGTTGCAAATATGATCTTGGAATTGGGAATCCATAGATTAGGGGAAAAACTTCCAGAGCTATTGAAGACCGGAAATTCTTTGAAAATTTTGAATGCGGTTTCTTCTATTGCGTCTGTTGTTAGATTTAGTAATGTAATCTCTATTGCGACTGGAAAGGCATCCTATGTGGTAGATGCTCTTAAAAATTATCTGAACCCAGGAGCGCATAACGGACAGGAGGAACTTGTCCCGGTTGATATTGAGGTGGAGCTTGAAACAATCATTGCTCTATATCATAATAAGATCAAATACGGTGTAGAAGTAATTAAACATTATCGGACGAATGAACTTTGTTTAGGAGATCCTGATAAGCTGAATCAAGTATGGATCAATCTATTAAATAATGGATTGCAGGCCATGAATTATAAAGGTAAAATCGAAATTTCGATAGAGAAAAGAGAATCCTGGATTATAGTTTCTTTCACAGATTCCGGTTCTGGGATTTCAAAAGAGATCCAAGATAAAATTTTTGATCCGTTCTTCACGACTAAAAATCCTGGAGAAGGTATCGGTCTTGGTCTGGACATCTGCAAGAAGATCATAGAAAAGATGGGCGGAAAAATAGAGTTTGAGAGCGAACCAGGACGCACTAGGTTTGAAGTTTGGCTGAAACCAGCGAACCGTAAAAAAGAGGAATCTATTGGAAACTGAAACATCACAAAATGCGATCCTATGCGTGGATGACGAGGCGATCATCTTAATTACCTTACAAAAGGAATTAAAGAAACAGCTTGGAAATTTATTCCAATATGAAACTGCCTTAAACGCGGAAGAAGCCATGGAAGTTATCGATGATCTAGTTAGCTCGGGAGTGAACGTGATCCTAATCCTTTCCGATTGGTTGATGCCAGGGATTAAGGGAGATGAGTTTTTAATTTTAGTTCACCGAAAGTATCCAAAGATCCGATCCATTTTGATAACTGGGCATGTGGACGCGGCAGCTGTGGACAGGGTCAAAAAAGAAGCGGGTACTTATACGGTGATCCCGAAACCTTGGGACGTGAATAAACTAATGGAAGCCGTTCGAGTTTGCTGTAATTTAAATTAGAGCGAACGTTATGAAAATCACCTCAAGAAACACTTTATCCAGTTTAATATTTTGCCCTTCAAACTAACACCGGTTCATTCGGATACTTCTATCTTGAAAACGAATTGACCTTTCCTTTTCTAAGAAGATACTTTATCTCTTAAAGGAATCTTCTAATCATGCTGCAAAACAATTACTTTAACGATGTATCCGACTTGAGGTTACATTTTGATCATATTATCAATTGGAAGGAAATTGTAGATTCCTATGAAGGCGGATTTACTGATGCCGCGAAATACAAAGCTGGTGATGAAAGATTTGCTACCGCTCCTTCTTCTCATGATGAAGCATTAGAATATTATAAAACGTTGCTGGATTCTGTCGGTGAATTTGCAGGTAAGGAAATTGCTCCTTACGTTGCAGAATTAGATAAAGTCGGAGTCAAATTCGAGAAAGGCAAGGTTACATTTCCGGAAAAACTATTAGAGATTGTCAGAAAAGCAAGAGATGCAGGATTGCAACCAACTGGTTTTTCTAGAAAATATGGCGGGTTGGGTATTCCTTGGACTGTTCGTGCATTCTTTAGCGAAATTTTATATAGAGTGGATGCATCTGTGTGTATTTCTATAGGTTGTGTGAACCTAGCGGAGATTGTAGAAAAGAACGGAAGTGAAGAATTAAAAAACGAATGGTTGCCTCGTTTGGCTGCGGGAGAATTTGCCTGTGCAATGGGACTGACCGAACCTGATCATGGTTCCGATCTACCGGGACTTCGTACTAAAGCCACTCATAAAGAAGGAAATACATATTTATTAAATGGCACTAAACGATTTATTACACAAGGTTGTGGCACTGGAGAAATTCCTGCGATCCTTCTACTATTAGCTAGAACTGGAAATCCAGGAAGTGGAGCAAGAGGACTTTCATTCTTCTTAGTTCAATCTAAAGATGTCCAAGTTGCTGGAATTGAAAAGAAGATGGGACTCCATTGTTCTCCAACTTGCGAGATCGTTTTAGAAAATACTCCCGGTATTTTAATCGGAGAAGAAGGACACGGACTCATCAAACATACAATGGGTATGCTGAACGGTGCCCGCATGGGAATTTCTCAACAAGGAGTTGGGATTGCACAAGCCGCGTTAGCCGAAACTAAAAAGTATACTTCTGAAAGAATACAATTTGGAAAGCCTATCGGGACCATCCCTGCAGTGCGAAAAATCCTTCGTAGAATGGAAAGAGAAACAATGGCGATGCGTTGCCTAATGTTAGAAGGCGCCCGTGCAATGGATCTTTATTATTTCAGAGGAGATCATCTGAAAGAGAAGGGCGCAACAGAAAGAGATCTTAAATCGGATGTAGTCCTGAAATATTGGGAAAAGTTAGCCGGAATACTCACGCCAATTTCCAAATTTTATTGCTCTGAGTCTTGTGTAAAAATCGCAGGTGATGCCGTTCAGCTTCATGGAGGAGCTGGCTTCACGGAAGATTATGATGTTTCCAGAATTTATAGAGACTCTAGGATCACAACTATCTATGACGGAACTTCTCAAATTCAAGTGAATGCAAGTATCGGCGGCATTGTAACCGGTATGAGCGGTCATGGTTTCTTAAGAGAATATATAGATAACGAATGGACTCACTTCCCGACTGAAGAGACCAAAGTTCTTTCTGAAGTTTGGGACGGTTTTCAAGAAGCCGTCGTGATGTATAAGGATCTTGCGACTTCCGAGGAAAGGGAAGAAGCTGCGGACGAGATAGTATGGGCTAGTGCCAGACTGCTTTCCGGTTTATTATTCTATCGCTCCACACTTCGCGTTCCTGAAGAGCTTCGGGCAGATCGACTTTCTTATGTGGATGAATATAACCTGGATAGCCTTGGTTATATGGAAGGTCTGAAAGCAAAATTAAAGGTCAAGGTTTCGGCTAGGCAGGCGGTTTAAAGGCAAGAAAAAAACCTTTTTTGCCCTTATACTTTTAGGAAATCGGTCGATGGAATTAGAAGGAGGGGACTATGCCCGCATTCTCTATTCCGGGACTGAGTTCCGGCCAGGATACGAACCAAATCGTAAAAAAACTGGTAGAGCTGGAAGCAAAGCCGATTCGCCGTTTGGAGAGACAAAACGGTTTTAATCAGGCTCAGGTCAAGGCATGGTCCGATCTTAAAACTTTAACTACAGACCTCCAAAACAAAACTAGAGAAATTATTTCTTTCACGGCACCTTTTGCAACTAAATCAATCGTTTCCGATCCGGAAGGTGTGATCACTGGAGATGCTGCACGTTCTGCGAGCAGCGGAAAACGTAAGATCGAAGTGAAAGACCTCGCTACATTTCATCAAATCTCAGGCGACCCTATCGATTCGGAGAGAAAGATACCTGCAGGGACTTTCAAAGTACTTTCAGGAGAGATAGAGAAGGAGATAGAGTTTCAAGGTGGAACTATCCGAGATCTGTATCTTACAATCCGAACAGCTGCGGCTGGGATCGTGCAACCTACTATTGTAAAAGTGGACCAGGATAAAACTGTCTTAACGTTAGCAGCTTCTCAATCCGGTAAAGATAATCAATTGAAGTTTGATGATCCAAATGGAGTGCTTAAAGCCGCTTCTCTTGTGGGTGGAATGCTTCCTCAAGATCCACCTCAGTCTTTTTATCTTCCTTGGGAAGCAAGTCAAACGAATCCTTTTCAGCCGGATAAGTATGGAATGACTGCGAATTCTAAGCCGACATTTATTGCGGCAGATCCTGAGAAAAAAGAACCTTCTAAAATCAAATTGAGTTCAAAACAAGCATTCCAATTCCATGTGGATGCAAAAGAAGGAAAGAAGGGAGCAAGAATTGAAGCTACCCTTTCCGAACCTTTGGAAGAAGGCGAAACAATTTCCTTGGGTGTGATCTATGATCAGGACGAGCAAGACAAAGTATTTTTAGAGACCGCCTATCATAAAGAAGGGAAAGTCCGTGTTACTTTCAAATCTAATATGGATGGGAAGAAGATCCATAAGGTAATTGTAATTAATCAAACAGGAAAGGAAAAAGAATTTTCAAATTTCAGATTTGTACTTCCTGCTGAATTTAATGGCGCCAAACCTGCGAAAACAATTGTAGAAGCTAAGGATGCAGTTTTTTTAGTAGATGGAATAGAGATAACTCGACCTAAGAACGAGGGCCTGACTGATGTTTTGGATGGAGTTCTGCTGAACCTGAACAAGAAGAGCGAAGGTGGCCCCGCCACCGTGGACATCAAAGTGGATTCCGCAAAAGGGATCCGAATGATCAAAGAATTTATAGAGGCATATAATAATGTTCTAAAATACTCTAAGGATGCAACTGCGGTTAATAGAGAAGCTGGAGTTAGCGATTCTAAATTGGAAGATCCAGATATTACCAGATCTTTCTGGGAAGGAAAAACTAAAACAGGTATTTTAGCCGGAGAAAACTCAGTCATCCGTTTGGTCGCGGGAATGAAGACCGTAACCACTTCTTCTTTTCCTGCGTATCCAAGCTCGGAGATCAGAACACTTTCAGATGTTGGAATTTCAACAGGAGATGTCGGAAGTAAATGGGCCGATATCCAAGAAGGTCTTCTATCCTTGGATGAGGCAAAACTTGCAGCAAAACTTGCTGAAAATCCTGACGCAGTCCGTCATTTATTCGCACAAGATACGAACTCTGATGCCAGAATGGACACCGGCGTCGGCGTAAATCTAGTAGAACATTTGAAACCTTATACTCAGTTCGCTGGTGGACTGGTTACAAGTAAGATAAAGTTATTGGAAGAACAAGTCTCCGATAATAATAAGAAAATCAAAAACTTCGAATCACATCTAATGAGTTACGAGAAAAAACTTAAAGAAAAGTTCCTATATATGGAACAGGGTGTGGGTAGAAACAAAGCAGTCGGCTCCTACCTGAATAATAATCTCAGTAGGGGACAGGGCGGAGACGATAAATAAAGGAATTATAATATAAACGGAGGAATCACCGTGGAAATATTCGTAAATGAGCAAAAATTGGAAAGCGTCATTGAAAATGAAAAGAACCTTGGAGAGGTTTTCGACGCGGTACGTCGTTGGGTGGAAACTAACGGTAAATTTTTATTATCCTGCGTTGTGGATGGGGAAGAATTTACCCAAGACACAATGCGTGATTCTTCTATTTCAAACGCCGCCAAAATGGAATTTTTTGTAGGAGAGGAGCTTGATATTCTGATCAGTTCACTTCACGAATTGGATTCTTATGTGGATAAGGTAGGAACTACTTTACTTGGCAGGGACTCTTTGACTGAAAAAGAATCCAAAGAGCTAACAGATGGGATCGGATGGATCCGCAGTCTTTTAGAATCCGCAGGTAAACTTTTAAAACTAAAATACGATCAGATC
This window encodes:
- a CDS encoding response regulator, which gives rise to METETSQNAILCVDDEAIILITLQKELKKQLGNLFQYETALNAEEAMEVIDDLVSSGVNVILILSDWLMPGIKGDEFLILVHRKYPKIRSILITGHVDAAAVDRVKKEAGTYTVIPKPWDVNKLMEAVRVCCNLN
- a CDS encoding acyl-CoA dehydrogenase family protein is translated as MLQNNYFNDVSDLRLHFDHIINWKEIVDSYEGGFTDAAKYKAGDERFATAPSSHDEALEYYKTLLDSVGEFAGKEIAPYVAELDKVGVKFEKGKVTFPEKLLEIVRKARDAGLQPTGFSRKYGGLGIPWTVRAFFSEILYRVDASVCISIGCVNLAEIVEKNGSEELKNEWLPRLAAGEFACAMGLTEPDHGSDLPGLRTKATHKEGNTYLLNGTKRFITQGCGTGEIPAILLLLARTGNPGSGARGLSFFLVQSKDVQVAGIEKKMGLHCSPTCEIVLENTPGILIGEEGHGLIKHTMGMLNGARMGISQQGVGIAQAALAETKKYTSERIQFGKPIGTIPAVRKILRRMERETMAMRCLMLEGARAMDLYYFRGDHLKEKGATERDLKSDVVLKYWEKLAGILTPISKFYCSESCVKIAGDAVQLHGGAGFTEDYDVSRIYRDSRITTIYDGTSQIQVNASIGGIVTGMSGHGFLREYIDNEWTHFPTEETKVLSEVWDGFQEAVVMYKDLATSEEREEAADEIVWASARLLSGLLFYRSTLRVPEELRADRLSYVDEYNLDSLGYMEGLKAKLKVKVSARQAV
- the fliD gene encoding flagellar filament capping protein FliD gives rise to the protein MPAFSIPGLSSGQDTNQIVKKLVELEAKPIRRLERQNGFNQAQVKAWSDLKTLTTDLQNKTREIISFTAPFATKSIVSDPEGVITGDAARSASSGKRKIEVKDLATFHQISGDPIDSERKIPAGTFKVLSGEIEKEIEFQGGTIRDLYLTIRTAAAGIVQPTIVKVDQDKTVLTLAASQSGKDNQLKFDDPNGVLKAASLVGGMLPQDPPQSFYLPWEASQTNPFQPDKYGMTANSKPTFIAADPEKKEPSKIKLSSKQAFQFHVDAKEGKKGARIEATLSEPLEEGETISLGVIYDQDEQDKVFLETAYHKEGKVRVTFKSNMDGKKIHKVIVINQTGKEKEFSNFRFVLPAEFNGAKPAKTIVEAKDAVFLVDGIEITRPKNEGLTDVLDGVLLNLNKKSEGGPATVDIKVDSAKGIRMIKEFIEAYNNVLKYSKDATAVNREAGVSDSKLEDPDITRSFWEGKTKTGILAGENSVIRLVAGMKTVTTSSFPAYPSSEIRTLSDVGISTGDVGSKWADIQEGLLSLDEAKLAAKLAENPDAVRHLFAQDTNSDARMDTGVGVNLVEHLKPYTQFAGGLVTSKIKLLEEQVSDNNKKIKNFESHLMSYEKKLKEKFLYMEQGVGRNKAVGSYLNNNLSRGQGGDDK